A window of the Helianthus annuus cultivar XRQ/B chromosome 4, HanXRQr2.0-SUNRISE, whole genome shotgun sequence genome harbors these coding sequences:
- the LOC110933777 gene encoding transcription repressor OFP3, which translates to MGNHRFKLSNMIPNAWFYKLKDMSKTTTNHHNKPPSASYHSSSTTTAQPPDLSQFHNSPKFPHFHDPTRKSSKRSTPNRKTIYKPSPKHTESTHIIQEFLHSPETTQYPSSESTQSRLSSSISDFIIDVKGTKKIDLYPEIELQPPPIITKPANRTSRNRRYITFRQESQRKQPNSEGGTSETRTWDDFPTVVGNLLVKSTVGNLPQMRISTHKNPTAVCDSNPSVTTITDLPMNMGPSLQLAAGDPSVTSVSNLSQMRLPTDKNPTHFFVGNPSVTSIIDKLPTDIAVNDTPLFCSASPSGKKAKEINQIPARKSISGVKLRSNSPKLGMTKRIGHKSFQNKNLSKSFAVVKSSFNPTKDFMQSMMEMITENKMTSSNDLEELLACYLALNSDEYHDVIVKAFEQIWFSLPDV; encoded by the coding sequence ATGGGAAATCACAGATTTAAATTATCAAATATGATCCCAAATGCATGGTTTTACAAGCTCAAAGACATGAGCAAgaccaccaccaaccaccacaaCAAACCACCGTCTGCTTCTTATCACTCTTCTTCAACCACCACAGCGCAACCACCGGATCTTTCCCAATTCCACAATTCACCTAAATTTCCACATTTCCATGACCCAACAAGAAAATCTTCAAAAAGATCAACACCCAACAGAAAAACCATATATAAACCTTCTCCTAAACACACTGAGTCAACTCATATCATTCAAGAGTTCTTGCATTCTCCGGAGACAACCCAATATCCATCctccgagtcaactcagtcaagaCTGAGTTCTTCCATCTCCGACTTCATAATCGATGTAAAGGGAACTAAAAAGATCGATTTGTACCCGGAAATAGAGCTTCAACCCCCTCCGATCATAACAAAACCTGCAAACCGAACCTCAAGAAACCGGCGATATATCACTTTCCGGCAGGAAAGCCAAAGAAAGCAACCAAATTCTGAAGGCGGTACGTCGGAAACAAGAACTTGGGATGATTTTCCAACAGTTGTCGGTAATCTGTTGGTAAAGTCCACCGTCGGTAATCTACCGCAAATGAGAATATCCACTCACAAGAATCCAACGGCTGTTTGCGACAGTAATCCGTCTGTAACAACCATTACCGACTTACCAATGAATATGGGACCGTCACTACAGTTGGCTGCAGGTGATCCGTCCGTAACATCCGTCAGTAATCTGTCGCAAATGAGATTACCCACTGACAAAAATCCAACTCATTTTTTCGTCGGTAATCCGTCAGTGACATCCATCATTGACAAATTACCAACGGATATAGCCGTTAATGATACTCCTTTATTTTGTAGTGCATCACCTTCTGGCAAGAAAGCAAAAGAAATTAATCAAATTCCGGCAAGAAAATCAATCTCCGGTGTTAAACTGAGATCGAATTCGCCGAAACTAGGAATGACTAAAAGAATTGGTCACAAATCCTTTCAGAACAAAAACTTGTCTAAGAGTTTTGCAGTTGTGAAATCATCATTTAATCCAACAAAAGATTTCATGCAATCAATGATGGAGATGATAACTGAAAACAAGATGACATCATCTAATGATTTAGAAGAGCTTCTTGCTTGTTATCTTGCTTTGAATTCAGATGAGTATCATGATGTAATTGTTAAAGCATTTGAGCAAATCTGGTTCAGTTTGCCAGATGTTTGA
- the LOC110933778 gene encoding protein FAR1-RELATED SEQUENCE 5-like, with amino-acid sequence MRKHYGGFENVGATVDDCKNFRNRINIYIGEYDADMVINRMTDKKQYLADYSFEYSVDDDKRLTGLFWADGLCKLNFMEFGDVISFDATFKTNRYKMVFVPFTGIDNHCRNVTLGAGLLSSESIESYKWLLNSFVKSFGRQPKVVVTDQDPAMKQAIEEVGYELCNNDEFKRRMCDIVSTDSIQPEEFERQWKLVMIEFGLTENKWNDDMFSMRNMWIPAFYRHEPMSGLMRTTSRSESENHFFFQVSNSQLTLVEFMNHFDGAMDVQRFNHRKNDRISRYTEPADWTETTLEKDAAKIYTRSIFFDQQIEIHGTIFECLPMDTKIEGQQIRILLKDFKAHGDGFLEILKGKKQGKQQKKKMKGVQIGKDPRDNEAEDDEEGDEFEDYSGSSDDGSEDEDQWEEVSEDDEED; translated from the exons atgaggaaacACTATGGTGGTTTCGAGAACGTTGGTGCCACGGTTGATGATTGTAAAAATTTTAGGAATCGAATTAACATCTATATAGGAGAATATGACGCTGACATGGTGATTAATAGGATGACCGATAAAAAACAGTATTTAGCTGATTATTCGTTTGAATATTCTGTTGATGATGACAAACGGTTAACTGGTTTGTTTTGGGCTGATGGGTTATGCAAGTTGAACTTTATGGAGTTTGGGGATGTGATATCATTCGATGCAACTTTCAAAACAAACAG gtacaagatggtgtttgttccgttCACTGGCATTGACAACCACTGTCGAAATGTAACCCTTGGAGCTGGGTTGTTGTCATCGGAGAGCATTGAATCCTATAAATGGCTTCTGAATTCATTCGTAAAGTCATTTGGTCGGCAGCCAAAGGTTGTAGTGACGGACCAAGACCCTGctatgaaacaggctattgaggag GTTGGATACGAGTTGTGCAATAACgatgagtttaaaaggaggatgtgcgacATTGTATCGACTGATTCCATTCAGCCTGAAGAGTTCGAgagacagtggaagttggtgatgATTGAGTTCGGACTCACTGAAAACAAATGGAATGATGATATGTTTTCGATGAGAAACATGTGGATTCCGGCTTTTTACCGGCATGAGCCCATGTCTGGTCTCATGCGAACAACTTCGAGATCAGAGAGCGAGAATCATTTTTTTTTCCAGGTGTCAAATTCACAACTCACTCTTGTAGAGTTTATGAACCATTTTGACGGTGCAATGGATGTCCAAAGGTTCAATCATAGAAAGAATGATCGtatttcaagatatactgagccTGCTGATTGGACCGAAACTACtttggaaaaagatgctgctaagatATACACCAGGTCTATATTCTTTGATCAGCAAATAGAGATTCATGGAACAATTTTCGAATGTCTGCCGATGGACACCAAAATCGAGGGTCAACAGATCAGGATATTGTTGAAAGACTTTAAAGCCCATGGAGATGGTTTTTTGGAG ATACTGAAAGGCAAAAAACAAGGCAAACagcaaaagaagaagatgaagggcgTCCAGATTGGAAAAGATCCCAGAGACAACGAGGCCGAAGACGATGAAGAGGGAGATGAGTTTGAAGATTACAGTGGTAGTAGTGATGATGGATCTGAAGATGAAGATCAGTGGGAGGAGGTTTCagaagatgatgaggaagattaa
- the LOC110937010 gene encoding CBL-interacting serine/threonine-protein kinase 2, whose protein sequence is MTSMDSKPSVLMERYELGRLLGQGTFAKVYYGRNTHTGQGVAIKVIDKEKVLRVGLTNQIKREISIMRLVKHPNILELYEVMATKTKIYFALEYAKGGELFDKVSKGRLKEQIARKYFQQLINAVDFCHSRGVYHRDLKPENLLLDENDNLKVSDFGLSALAECKHQDGLLHTTCGTPAYVAPEVIHRKGYEGDKADIWSCGVILYVLLTGHLPFHDSNLMEMYRKIGKAQFKCPNWFPPEVKRLLTRMLDPIPAYRITIAKIKENAWFKKGTIARKPRNETENTGSETSDRASGSSDNKQEEIRPPNLNAFDIIALSPGFDLTALFEECRQKKEARFTSSKPASVIISKLEEVAKFLKMKICKREAGLLKLEGTKEGRKGILSIDAEIFELTHSFHMVEVKKSNGDTLEYQKVLNEGLRPGLQDIVWTWQPEEEPPPEQRVEPEQLGPLPPQQEQLP, encoded by the coding sequence ATGACAAGTATGGATAGTAAACCGAGCGTGTTGATGGAAAGATACGAGTTAGGGCGATTACTAGGCCAAGGAACCTTTGCGAAAGTGTACTACGGTAGAAATACGCATACGGGACAAGGTGTCGCGATTAAAGTAATCGACAAAGAAAAGGTTTTACGCGTCGGGCTTACGAATCAAATCAAGCGGGAGATATCCATTATGAGATTAGTTAAACACCCTAATATTCTCGAGCTTTACGAAGTCATGGCCACGAAAACCAAGATATATTTCGCGTTGGAGTACGCGAAAGGGGGTGAGCTTTTCGACAAAGTGTCGAAAGGGCGGTTGAAAGAACAAATCGCGCGTAAATATTTCCAACAGTTGATCAATGCGGTTGACTTTTGCCATAGCAGAGGGGTGTATCATCGAGATTTGAAACCAGAGAACTTACTTTTGGATGAAAACGATAACTTGAAGGTTTCGGATTTCGGGTTGAGTGCGCTTGCGGAATGTAAACATCAGGACGGGTTACTTCACACCACTTGTGGGACCCCCGCGTATGTGGCGCCTGAAGTGATTCACCGAAAAGGGTATGAAGGGGACAAAGCGGATATCTGGTCGTGTGGGGTGATCTTATACGTTTTATTAACGGGTCATCTTCCGTTTCATGATTCAAATCTGATGGAAATGTATAGAAAGATCGGTAAGGCGCAATTCAAATGTCCGAACTGGTTTCCACCAGAAGTAAAGCGGTTGCTCACAAGAATGTTGGATCCGATCCCGGCGTATCGAATCACCATTGCGAAAATCAAAGAAAACGCATGGTTTAAAAAGGGAACAATTGCCCGAAAACCAAGAAACGAGACTGAAAACACGGGTTCTGAAACTTCTGATAGAGCTTCTGGTTCATCTGATAACAAGCAGGAAGAAATACGGCCTCCAAACTTAAACGCATTTGACATTATTGCCCTTTCTCCAGGGTTTGACTTGACCGCGTTGTTTGAAGAATGTCGTCAAAAGAAAGAAGCAAGATTTACATCATCGAAACCTGCGTCTGTTATCATCTCGAAACTGGAAGAAGTCGCTAAATTTCTGAAGATGAAGATTTGTAAACGCGAAGCGGGATTGTTGAAACTGGAAGGAACAAAGGAGGGTAGAAAAGGAATTTTGTCGATCGATGCTGAGATATTCGAGCTCACTCACTCTTTTCACATGGTGGAGGTGAAGAAATCTAATGGCGATACATTGGAATATCAGAAGGTGTTAAACGAGGGTTTGCGGCCGGGCCTACAAGATATTGTCTGGACATGGCAACCCGAGGAAGAACCGCCGCCTGAGCAAAGAGTAGAACCGGAGCAGCTCGGGCCACTGCCACCTCAGCAGGAACAGTTGCCTTGA